Genomic window (Pseudovibrio brasiliensis):
CACAACCCGGATGGCACACTGTTCTCAGCCATTTCGGACAGCGAGATCACCTCCAGAGTGAGTTTTTCAGAAGCAAATCCAATTCCGCAAGCACTGCTGAACTGCGATATCTGGCTCTGTGAAACCAATCTGGAAGAAGAAACGCTTCTCACGCTCGCCAATTCCAAAGGGGATCACCTTCTGGCCGCTGATACGGTCTCAATAGCTAAGGCACCTAAACTCCGTCCCCTTCTCTCCCAAATTGACATTCTTTTCACCAACACAGATGAAGCCACGGCCCTGCTGGATTGCAAGCCGGGGGAATTTTCCGCAGAAGAGCTGGCCCAACAGCTGGCTGCAAAAGGTATTCCTACCGTTCTGGTCAGCAACGCCAACAAGCCACTGGCTCTTCACTGTGCAGGCAGCACAAGTTCGCACACTCCATTTTCTGTTGTTCCCGTGGATGTCACCGGCGCCGGTGATGCCTTCATTGCAGGCTTTCTTTATGCAAGCTGCCTCAATGAAGCCCCACATTCAGCAGTAAAGAGCGGGCTTGCTTCTGCATCCATTACAGTGGAAGCGACCGGCGCCGCGCCGGAAACGCTTTCGCCCCAATCGCTTAAAGCTCGTTTATTAGAACATGCCTAAGCACCAACAACATACGAAAGACTGGGAAAACCATGGGAAGTTCAATTAAAATCCATC
Coding sequences:
- a CDS encoding carbohydrate kinase family protein → MSSKQVGVIGAIHLDRIAHADRPFKPDTSTPGKIMSRAGGVGANIARAMARLGMQPTMHGCLGDDADGAFLAKSLSECGINTSSIKTVADGRTGSYLALHNPDGTLFSAISDSEITSRVSFSEANPIPQALLNCDIWLCETNLEEETLLTLANSKGDHLLAADTVSIAKAPKLRPLLSQIDILFTNTDEATALLDCKPGEFSAEELAQQLAAKGIPTVLVSNANKPLALHCAGSTSSHTPFSVVPVDVTGAGDAFIAGFLYASCLNEAPHSAVKSGLASASITVEATGAAPETLSPQSLKARLLEHA